One window from the genome of Candidatus Zixiibacteriota bacterium encodes:
- a CDS encoding serine/threonine protein kinase, with product MNEQLIGDYRVIEERGAGGMARVYLAVHREVPSLKVILKVLKDPQHAERFRQEADKLALLEEDSRVCRIKGFFQWEGDLIIVMEFIDGVTVEDLIKSSGHLPVREAVLIAVETLDVLAFAHRKGIYHRDIKPSNIMRDKNGAVRIIDLGIAKAKTDPSLTAVGGCCGTPEYMAPEQFSASDDTRFDLTDIYAVGMTLYKCLTGTLPFAGGDLFAIRDAKLFQDPKSPHAFNREVSPALTAVVLKAIHRDPAKRYQTALEMKEALVSASGVTLPFRYATPTPPPPPPRKPARPGVKWAAAGVLVAAAVAAYLFFGRGQPSGPDTTAALEPPPVPVPAAPPDGGRLEAGAAVRLVWSSAGDSTVHYRVQIADNADFLNSATYENLSDTFRILDTSFAAEVMYWRVRAVSREGLASAYSAPGRFAVAAGPAATSGTLKVTANRPVRLKLDNAVVAQRVTSWDTVLAAGDYRLEANHPGAAPSTQQQPVRVVGGRTARVSFEFALPADSGVLFVGSDPVGNEIYLNGRPRGSTPQFFKLPVGEYRVQVKKGDVASSPEVGRIVQHGDTAWFMYDFTGDSVAVE from the coding sequence ATGAACGAGCAACTGATCGGCGACTACAGAGTAATCGAAGAGCGAGGGGCCGGCGGGATGGCCCGCGTCTACCTCGCTGTCCACCGGGAAGTACCCAGTCTCAAGGTTATCCTCAAAGTCCTGAAAGATCCGCAGCATGCCGAGCGCTTCCGCCAGGAAGCCGACAAGTTGGCGCTGCTGGAGGAAGACTCCCGCGTCTGCCGGATCAAGGGTTTTTTTCAGTGGGAGGGGGACCTGATCATCGTGATGGAGTTCATCGACGGCGTCACGGTCGAGGACCTCATCAAATCCAGCGGCCACCTGCCCGTGCGTGAGGCGGTCCTCATCGCCGTGGAGACGCTCGATGTGCTGGCGTTCGCGCACCGCAAGGGGATCTACCACCGCGACATCAAGCCGAGCAATATCATGCGGGACAAGAACGGCGCGGTGCGGATCATCGATCTGGGCATCGCCAAGGCCAAGACCGATCCGTCGTTGACCGCGGTGGGCGGCTGCTGCGGTACGCCCGAGTACATGGCCCCCGAGCAGTTTTCCGCAAGCGACGACACCCGTTTCGACCTGACCGACATCTACGCGGTCGGAATGACGCTCTATAAATGCCTGACCGGGACGCTTCCGTTTGCCGGCGGCGATCTGTTCGCTATCCGCGACGCCAAGCTGTTTCAGGACCCGAAGTCGCCGCACGCTTTCAACCGGGAGGTCTCGCCGGCGCTGACCGCGGTCGTCCTGAAAGCCATCCACCGGGATCCGGCCAAGCGATACCAGACGGCCCTCGAGATGAAAGAGGCGCTAGTGTCCGCGTCGGGTGTGACGCTGCCGTTTCGCTATGCGACGCCGACGCCGCCGCCCCCGCCGCCGCGGAAGCCGGCGCGCCCGGGGGTGAAGTGGGCCGCGGCGGGCGTGCTGGTCGCGGCCGCAGTCGCCGCCTACCTTTTCTTCGGACGCGGCCAACCGTCCGGACCGGATACGACAGCCGCCCTGGAACCCCCGCCGGTTCCGGTGCCGGCGGCGCCGCCGGACGGCGGGCGGCTGGAGGCGGGCGCGGCGGTTCGGCTGGTGTGGAGCTCAGCCGGCGATTCAACCGTGCACTACCGCGTTCAGATTGCCGACAATGCGGACTTTCTGAATTCGGCCACGTACGAAAACCTCAGCGACACGTTTCGGATCCTCGACACGAGTTTCGCGGCGGAGGTGATGTACTGGCGGGTGCGGGCGGTCAGCCGGGAGGGTCTGGCCAGTGCCTACTCGGCGCCGGGCAGGTTCGCGGTGGCGGCCGGGCCGGCGGCAACCAGCGGCACACTGAAGGTCACGGCAAACCGGCCGGTTCGCTTGAAGCTCGATAACGCCGTTGTTGCGCAGCGCGTTACCTCCTGGGACACGGTGCTCGCGGCCGGCGACTACCGGCTCGAAGCGAATCATCCGGGAGCGGCGCCGAGCACGCAGCAACAGCCGGTCCGCGTGGTCGGCGGGCGCACGGCCCGGGTCTCGTTCGAATTCGCGCTCCCCGCCGATTCGGGCGTGCTGTTTGTCGGGTCCGATCCCGTGGGGAACGAGATCTACCTCAACGGCCGGCCGCGGGGATCCACCCCCCAGTTCTTCAAGCTGCCGGTGGGCGAATACCGCGTTCAGGTGAAGAAAGGGGACGTCGCGTCCTCGCCCGAGGTGGGGCGCATCGTTCAGCACGGCGACACGGCGTGGTTCATGTATGATTTCACCGGCGACTCGGTGGCGGTGGAGTGA